From the genome of Virgibacillus proomii, one region includes:
- a CDS encoding THUMP domain-containing class I SAM-dependent RNA methyltransferase, producing the protein MQTVTLIATAAMGLESVVANEVRDLGYEVQVDNGKVQFDAPISAIARCNLWLRSADRVKLVVGKFKATTFDELFEATKALPWEYYIAEDGQIPIIGKSVHSKLYSVPDCQKITKKAIVERLKLKYGMISKLPETGALYRVEVALLKDEVTLTIDTSGAGLHKRGYRIGQGEAPLKETLAASLVLLTNWHADEPFIDPFCGSGTIPIEAALIGQNIAPGFNREFASEEWTLVKQKHWEKAFEEAEDLAKYDQPLNIVGSDIDHKMVEIANQNAMEAGLGDLITWKQMQLKDLTIKEPNGYLIGNPPYGLRIGDQENAKLLAEELSSIWQENPSWSIYILTAFEKFEQGFGVKATKKRKLFNGYIRTDYYQYFGQKIKGESS; encoded by the coding sequence ATGCAAACAGTGACGTTAATCGCCACAGCAGCCATGGGCTTAGAATCCGTAGTTGCTAATGAAGTAAGAGATTTAGGATATGAAGTTCAAGTAGATAATGGGAAAGTACAATTTGATGCACCAATTTCAGCAATTGCTCGTTGCAATTTGTGGTTACGGTCTGCCGATCGCGTGAAATTGGTTGTCGGAAAATTTAAAGCAACTACATTTGATGAGCTATTTGAAGCAACAAAAGCACTGCCTTGGGAATATTATATTGCCGAAGATGGGCAAATTCCCATAATTGGAAAATCCGTCCATTCCAAACTTTATAGTGTACCAGATTGTCAAAAAATCACCAAAAAAGCAATCGTTGAAAGATTAAAATTAAAATATGGTATGATCTCCAAGTTGCCAGAAACTGGAGCGCTTTATCGGGTGGAAGTCGCTTTGCTAAAAGACGAAGTCACGCTGACTATTGATACATCCGGAGCTGGCTTGCATAAACGGGGATATCGAATCGGTCAGGGTGAAGCTCCATTGAAAGAAACGCTTGCAGCTTCATTAGTTTTACTCACGAATTGGCATGCTGACGAACCATTTATCGATCCATTTTGCGGATCAGGAACTATTCCCATTGAAGCTGCGCTGATTGGGCAAAATATTGCTCCAGGATTTAACCGAGAATTTGCCTCAGAAGAATGGACATTGGTGAAACAAAAGCATTGGGAAAAAGCTTTTGAAGAAGCAGAAGATCTTGCTAAATATGATCAACCATTAAATATTGTTGGTTCCGATATCGACCATAAAATGGTAGAAATCGCAAACCAAAATGCAATGGAGGCAGGTCTTGGCGATCTGATCACTTGGAAACAAATGCAGCTAAAGGATCTAACCATCAAAGAACCAAATGGCTACCTGATTGGCAATCCACCATACGGACTAAGGATTGGAGATCAGGAAAATGCTAAGCTATTAGCAGAAGAACTCAGCTCTATATGGCAAGAAAACCCAAGCTGGAGCATATATATTTTAACCGCATTTGAAAAATTCGAACAAGGCTTTGGCGTTAAGGCTACCAAAAAAAGAAAACTATTTAATGGCTATATTCGTACCGATTATTATCAATACTTCGGACAAAAAATAAAAGGGGAGAGTTCATAA
- a CDS encoding DUF1798 family protein, translated as MNVNEQTKVLKVHFHSLKQKFEKGEKPENPKDKALFSQVKNETAPVFQLLEQWERDVLQLIKTRKVNIHPQQIISTRENMELLLMHSYYLDVRRKRYMELNHSVLYILDQLLAELD; from the coding sequence ATGAACGTAAACGAACAAACCAAAGTACTTAAAGTACATTTTCACAGCTTGAAGCAAAAATTTGAAAAAGGCGAAAAACCGGAGAATCCAAAAGATAAAGCATTGTTTTCCCAGGTGAAGAATGAAACCGCTCCAGTCTTTCAATTGCTTGAACAGTGGGAAAGAGACGTACTCCAATTAATTAAAACGAGAAAAGTGAATATTCATCCACAACAGATTATTTCTACTAGGGAGAATATGGAGTTATTATTGATGCATAGTTATTACCTTGATGTGCGAAGAAAACGGTATATGGAATTAAATCATTCTGTCTTATATATTCTTGATCAATTGTTGGCTGAATTAGACTAG
- a CDS encoding isoprenylcysteine carboxyl methyltransferase family protein → MPIYMWMILLLIIIQRLLELRIAKRNEAWLKQRGGVEKGEDHYKWFIIVHTLFFVSLLAEALLNNQQTFKFNYLLFLLFLLTQIGRIWCITSLGKFWNTKIIISPQFSLVKEGPYKYVKHPNYIIVGIELMVIPFLFNAYITGIVFPILHILLLTIRIPAEEKALLELKK, encoded by the coding sequence ATGCCTATTTATATGTGGATGATCTTATTGCTAATTATCATACAACGGTTGCTGGAACTTCGAATTGCTAAAAGGAATGAAGCATGGTTGAAACAGCGGGGAGGAGTGGAAAAAGGAGAAGATCATTATAAATGGTTTATTATCGTCCACACGCTGTTTTTTGTCTCGTTACTTGCAGAAGCATTGTTAAACAACCAGCAAACTTTCAAATTCAATTATTTACTATTTCTTCTTTTTTTGCTGACACAAATAGGGCGAATTTGGTGTATTACTAGTCTAGGAAAGTTTTGGAATACAAAAATTATTATTTCACCGCAATTTTCACTAGTCAAAGAAGGGCCATATAAATATGTGAAACACCCTAATTATATTATTGTTGGCATTGAATTAATGGTCATTCCATTTCTGTTTAATGCGTATATTACCGGTATTGTCTTTCCAATTTTGCATATCCTATTACTTACGATTCGCATCCCCGCCGAAGAAAAAGCACTTTTGGAATTAAAAAAATGA
- a CDS encoding type III polyketide synthase produces MTYICSVGLGIPKYQLNQNEVKQLVQHLFINSERQINRLLPVFENAQIDNRQFVVPSTWFLEDHSFKERNDLFMKLAKHYALKAMDDCLTNPDFLLETVAYQDIDMIIFVSSTGIAAPTLDTHFMNERPFRQDVQRMPLWGLGCAGGAGGLARARDWLTANPDKTALIVCCELCSLTFQKGDVTKSNIVGTALFGDGISAALAVGAQSPLVKQKKGGAPKLLQSHTYTKKDSLSVMGWNVTNAGFEVIFSKSIPALVRSFWKEHIQLFLANHELTEADIFAYIAHPGGRKVIEAMQKVLHADPRKFCYSREILKKHGNMSSSTVLYVLREWMNEKIPTGEKSIISALGPGFSSELILLEWES; encoded by the coding sequence ATGACGTATATTTGTTCCGTAGGGCTTGGAATCCCGAAATATCAACTAAATCAAAATGAAGTAAAGCAACTGGTACAGCATCTTTTTATTAATTCGGAACGACAGATTAATCGATTACTTCCTGTTTTTGAAAATGCTCAAATTGATAACCGGCAATTCGTTGTCCCATCGACCTGGTTCTTGGAAGACCATTCATTTAAAGAGCGTAATGATTTATTTATGAAGTTAGCTAAACATTATGCTTTAAAAGCAATGGATGACTGTTTGACAAATCCTGATTTTTTATTAGAAACGGTTGCTTATCAAGATATTGATATGATTATTTTTGTATCCAGTACAGGTATTGCTGCACCTACTTTAGATACTCATTTTATGAATGAGCGTCCCTTTAGACAAGACGTACAACGAATGCCACTTTGGGGGTTAGGGTGTGCAGGAGGAGCTGGGGGATTGGCAAGAGCTCGTGATTGGTTAACTGCTAATCCTGATAAAACAGCATTAATTGTTTGCTGTGAATTATGCAGCTTAACATTTCAAAAAGGGGATGTAACCAAAAGCAATATAGTTGGTACTGCTTTATTTGGGGATGGCATTAGCGCTGCATTAGCAGTTGGAGCACAGTCGCCGTTAGTGAAACAGAAAAAAGGGGGCGCACCTAAATTATTGCAATCTCATACGTATACGAAAAAAGATAGTCTTTCCGTCATGGGATGGAATGTAACAAATGCTGGTTTTGAAGTTATCTTTTCGAAAAGCATTCCCGCATTGGTAAGGTCATTTTGGAAAGAGCATATCCAATTATTTTTAGCTAATCATGAATTAACAGAAGCCGATATATTTGCTTATATTGCTCATCCGGGAGGAAGGAAAGTTATTGAAGCGATGCAAAAAGTGCTTCATGCCGATCCGAGAAAATTTTGTTATTCGAGGGAAATATTAAAGAAACATGGCAATATGTCTTCCAGTACCGTTTTATATGTGTTACGAGAATGGATGAATGAAAAAATCCCAACTGGTGAAAAGAGTATCATTTCTGCTCTTGGTCCAGGCTTTAGTTCAGAGTTGATTTTATTGGAGTGGGAATCATAA
- the cdd gene encoding cytidine deaminase has protein sequence MTTKDDLLEAAKLIRNRAYVPYSAFPVGAALRTKSGNTYTGCNIENAAYPVSCCAERVAIFQAIANGERDFAEMAVVADTDRPVPPCGSCRQVMSEFFKTDMIIHLSNLKDDIKTVTMEELLPFSFQPSDLTEPKA, from the coding sequence ATGACAACAAAAGATGACTTGTTAGAAGCAGCTAAATTGATACGAAATCGTGCTTATGTACCTTATTCAGCATTTCCGGTCGGGGCAGCTTTACGAACAAAATCGGGAAACACGTACACAGGTTGTAATATAGAAAATGCTGCCTATCCTGTATCTTGTTGTGCTGAACGGGTTGCTATTTTTCAAGCAATCGCTAACGGTGAAAGGGACTTTGCTGAAATGGCTGTAGTAGCTGATACGGATCGCCCCGTACCTCCATGCGGTTCGTGTCGACAAGTAATGAGCGAATTTTTTAAAACGGATATGATTATTCATTTATCTAATCTAAAAGATGATATTAAAACAGTGACGATGGAGGAATTATTACCTTTTTCATTCCAGCCATCTGATTTAACAGAACCTAAAGCATAA
- a CDS encoding carboxypeptidase M32: protein MESKREKEKQFKQYLEEINAYQEALMLIYWDMRTKIPKKGVEQRAEVAGFLGGKIHKLKTSNKMKYYIDELKIYSSDSIMQKTLEVCEEDYERNRRIPHEMYKEFMITQSKSEAVWQTAREKADFNLFQPYLEKLVDYNRKFASYWGYEDNIYDALLHHFEPGITTKTLDKVFPTLQKSLHSLLEKVEASNVKPNPQLVTCHFPKEAQEAFTKEVLHQMGYDFDAGRLDETIHPFEITINQNDVRITTNYDETDFRVAVFGTIHEGGHALYEQNIDKRLAKTPLATGTSMGIHESQSLFWENLIARSDLFWNKNYDLFLNYAPDHFKQVALNDFYLSINEVKPSFIRIEADELTYPLHIIIRYELEKALMNEEIAVSDLPYLWNKKMKEYLGVTPPTDREGVLQDIHWAGGDFGYFPSYALGYMYAAQIYHTLTEKLNLQDIIQSGELMKINQWLATSIHQYGKMKKPLEILKDVTNETLNPNYLVHYLEQKYAAMYQF from the coding sequence ATGGAATCTAAACGGGAAAAGGAAAAACAGTTTAAGCAATACTTGGAGGAAATAAACGCTTATCAAGAAGCTTTGATGCTTATTTATTGGGACATGCGTACGAAAATACCTAAAAAAGGGGTTGAGCAACGGGCAGAAGTTGCTGGTTTTCTAGGTGGAAAAATTCACAAGCTAAAAACCTCAAATAAAATGAAATATTATATCGACGAACTGAAAATTTATTCATCTGATAGCATCATGCAAAAAACACTTGAAGTATGTGAGGAAGATTATGAAAGAAACCGTAGAATTCCACATGAAATGTATAAAGAGTTTATGATTACCCAGTCTAAATCTGAAGCAGTATGGCAAACAGCAAGAGAAAAAGCGGATTTTAACTTATTCCAGCCTTATTTAGAAAAGCTCGTTGATTATAACCGTAAGTTTGCATCATATTGGGGTTATGAAGATAATATTTATGATGCGTTACTACATCATTTTGAGCCAGGAATAACAACAAAGACGCTTGATAAAGTATTTCCAACATTACAAAAATCACTTCATTCACTTTTGGAAAAAGTAGAAGCTAGCAATGTTAAGCCAAATCCACAGCTAGTAACATGTCATTTTCCAAAAGAAGCTCAAGAAGCCTTTACAAAAGAAGTATTACACCAAATGGGTTATGACTTTGACGCAGGTCGCTTAGATGAAACCATTCATCCATTTGAAATAACGATTAATCAAAATGACGTACGAATAACTACAAACTACGATGAAACGGATTTTCGTGTTGCCGTATTTGGAACCATTCACGAGGGTGGGCATGCTTTATATGAACAAAACATTGATAAACGTTTAGCAAAGACTCCACTTGCGACAGGAACTTCTATGGGAATTCATGAATCACAATCCTTATTTTGGGAAAACTTAATAGCAAGAAGCGATCTATTTTGGAATAAAAACTACGACTTATTCCTAAACTATGCACCAGACCATTTTAAGCAAGTGGCACTAAATGATTTCTATTTGTCAATTAATGAAGTAAAACCGTCGTTCATTCGAATTGAAGCAGATGAGTTAACTTATCCTTTACACATTATTATTCGATATGAACTGGAAAAAGCGTTGATGAACGAAGAAATAGCTGTAAGTGATTTACCTTACTTATGGAATAAAAAAATGAAAGAATATCTTGGTGTTACTCCACCTACAGATCGAGAAGGTGTGTTGCAGGATATTCATTGGGCGGGTGGAGATTTTGGATATTTTCCGTCTTATGCACTAGGCTATATGTACGCAGCTCAAATTTATCATACATTAACAGAAAAATTGAATCTTCAAGATATTATTCAATCTGGTGAGCTTATGAAGATAAACCAATGGTTAGCCACATCTATTCATCAATATGGAAAAATGAAAAAACCATTAGAAATCTTAAAGGACGTAACGAATGAAACATTAAATCCTAATTACCTCGTTCATTACTTAGAGCAAAAATATGCAGCTATGTATCAATTTTAA
- the gpsB gene encoding cell division regulator GpsB translates to MSSKQVKLTSKDILEKDFKTAMRGYNQEEVDEFLDIIIQDYDAFKVEIERLQQEIDRLKKTPAEQPKTRSVQAVPNHQVNYDVLKRLSNLEKAVFGKKFAESDS, encoded by the coding sequence ATGAGCTCGAAACAAGTGAAATTAACTAGTAAAGATATACTGGAAAAAGATTTTAAAACTGCAATGCGTGGATACAACCAGGAAGAGGTTGATGAGTTTTTAGACATAATTATCCAGGATTATGATGCATTTAAAGTGGAAATTGAACGATTGCAACAAGAAATTGATCGTTTGAAAAAGACTCCAGCAGAACAACCGAAAACAAGGTCCGTACAAGCTGTTCCAAATCATCAGGTTAATTATGATGTGTTAAAACGACTTTCCAATTTGGAAAAAGCGGTATTTGGTAAAAAATTTGCAGAATCGGATAGCTAA